Within Caulobacter segnis, the genomic segment AAAGGTCGCGCCCACTGCCGCCGTTGGCATTCCGTCCGATTCCAGACATCCAAGCCCCACGCTTCTTTGATCCACTCCTGCGTCACGGGCAGCAAGGGGGGCTTGAGGAAGTCAGCTTGGAAATGTCCGTTGAAACCTGGATGAAGGTGTCGATACGCCTCAAGGATGGCGCTTAGCGCTCTAGGCGACTGTCGACGGCGGAGATAATGGATCGATCATTTCGTGATGGATGTTTGCAGTGAACCAACCGAGTTCCGCCGTGTGGGATGAAGAACATTTGAGATTGGGTGTGAAGGCTGCAGGTGTTGCCCTGTGGGCCTGGAACGTTGAAACCGACCGTCTGACCATGGACGAGATCGGCTACGAGCTTTGGGCCATTCCGACGAACGTCGAATCACCTTTGAGGATCTTTCAGCCCATATCCACCCGGCCGACAGGGACCGAGTTCGAGCAGCTTTCCACGCCACCCGTGGCATTATCGGTCCGTATGAAACCGACTTCCGTATCCTCGTCGGGGACGAGGTTCGTTGGATTTCCGCGCGGGGCCGCGGCGACGACGAGGGTATCGTCGGCAATGTGATGTTCGGCGTCTTTCTCGATGTGACGGGGCGCAAGCAGGCCGAAGAAGGGAACGAACTTCTGGCCGGAGAAATGAGCATCGGGTCAAGAACCTCATCACCGTGGCCAGCGCCCTGACCGCCATGACCTCGCGCTCGGCCGAGACGAAGGAGGAGATGGCGCAGGACCTCACGCAGCGCCTGGCGGCGCTCGGACGGGCGCATGATCTTGTCCGGCCCGTGCCTGGCCAGACGGAGAACGCCACGCTGCTTGGCGACCTCTCGGTGCTGCTGCGCCCCTATGACGATATCGGCGCATTCAGTGGGCGGGTTCGAGTGGGGGTGCCGAGGCTGGGGGTCGGCGCGGCCGCCGCGACCAGCTTGGCGCTGGTGCTGCACGAACTGGCCACGAACTCGGTCAAGCATGGCGCCCTGTCGACGCCGACGGGACTTCTCGACATCGGCTGTCTCGCCGAAGGCGATGACACCGTGATCGCCTGGACCGAACGCGGCGGACCTGCGGTGACCGCCCCGGCCGACGCCAAGGGCTTTGGCTCCAAGCTGCTGAACCGCGTCGTCGAAACCCAGTTCCACGGCAGGATCACCTATGACTGGCGCCAAGATGGCTTGGTGGCGCGTTTGTATCTGCCGACAGCGCGCCTGACCGCCTGACCGCTGTCAGCTGCGCCATGGGCGAGGTCGGCTCTAGCCCAGCCGAAGGGGCGACCGAGCGCATAGCGCTGGAAAGCCTTCGTCCCACGGATGGAAGCCCGAAGGGCGCCAAGACAGGTGCTCACGCGGTCGGCCTCTAGTGCGCCAGTTCCTGACATTGGCTCGCCTCCAGGAAGCTGACCTTCGACATCGGCGAATGGACCTTCGCCATTGGCTCGAACGTCACGGTTTCCCAGCTCGACCGTGTGCGCAAGGATCGTACGCCCGCCGCACAAATCTGAGGCGCCACGTGTCGGAGACACGACCCACAAGTATTACTTATTGCGTCCTTCGTAATATCACCGATGGATGCCGACATGGACACGTCCTCCTCCCCCCTGGCGCGCCTGAGCATTAGCCTGCCGGCCGAGCTGATGAGCCAGCTCGACGCCATGGTCGCCGAGCGCGGCCTGCCCAGCCGCTCGCAGATGATCGCCGAGCTGATCCGCCACGAACTGGCCGAGCACAGCGGCGAGCGGCCCGACGCGATGCTGGCCGGCACGATCACCCTGATCTATCGCGCCGAAAGCGGGCGCGTACGCCATGCCTTGGCCCAGACCCAGCTGGGCTATGTGAAAGAGGTGATCTCGGCCCAGAACGTCTTCCTCGAGGACGACCAGGCCATGGAGGTCCTGCTGGTCCAGGGGCCCGCCGAGCGCCTCCAGCAGCTGTGCGACGACCTGCGCAAGGTGCGCGGGGTCCAGCAGATCAAGCTTGTCACCACCACCGCCCTGCTGCCGCCGCTGCACTTTCACGGCGACGGGCCCGACGGAGAGTCCCTTGAGTAGCACCGCCACCCCCTACGCCGCCCAGGCCCACGCCCGCGCTCAGGCCGGGACCCGCGTCGAGGCTATGCCCACGGTGCCGGCCAGCGCCGCCATCGACCTGCCGCCGGGCGTCGCGGCCGCCGACGTGGTCTGGGACGAGACGATCGCGCCGGGCGGTTACGCCAGCCGCCAGATCGCGCGGGGCGCTCGCCTGCGCCTGACCGATCTAGCCGGCGACGCGTCGGTCTCGCTGCTGATCTTCAACGCCGAGCGCCCGATCGAGCGCCTCAACATCGCTGATACGCTGAAGGTCCAGTGGAACGGCTATCTGGGCCAAGGCCGCCTGCTATTGTCCGACATGGGCCGGGTGCTGGCCAGCATCGTCGCGGATGAGGCCGGGACGCACGACGCCTTCTGCGGCGCCTCAAACCAGGCCAGCAACGCGCGCAAGTATGGCGACGGCTTCAATCACGGGGCCCACCCCAACGCCCGCGATCGCTTCTCGCTGGGCGTCGCCAAGTTCGGCCTGGGCCGCAAGGACATCCACCCCTGCCTGAATCTCTTCAAGGAGATCCGGGTCGGCCAGGGCGGCGAGACGGTGATCGACGTCGGTCCCTACGCCCCCGGGCGCGCCCTGACCCTGCGCGCGGAGATGGACCTGATCGTGGCGCTGGCCAACTGCCCCCACGTGCTGGACCCGCGGGAGGCTTATGCCGTGACCCCGGTGCGCGCCACCGCCTGGTGCGGCCCGGTCACGCCGGCCAACGACCCGATCCGCAACGCGACGCCCGAAGGCCTACGCGCCTTCCAAAACGTCGAAGACTATTTCTCGCGCTGAGGCCCCGTCATGGCGTTCGATCCCCCGCCCCTGAACACCATCGTCCACGACGAGGTGGTCCCCGCCCGCGCGCCTTGGCTGCATGAGGTCAAGGCTGGCCAGACCCTGCGGATCATCGATCTGGAGGGCAACCAGGCCGTCGACTTCCTGGTCTACAGCGCCGCGGACGACGCCGAGCGCTATAGCGCGCAGGACACCATCGCCGCCCAGAAGAACATCTTCCTGCGCGAGGGTTCGGTGCTGCTATCCAACGAGGGGTCGCCGATGATGACGGTGACCGCGACGGCCGTGGCCTATCACGACACCATCGGCGGGGCCTGCTCGTGCGAGAGCAACACCCTGCGCTACGGCCACCACACCAAGAGCCAGCACGCCTGCGTCGAGAACTTCCTGGTCGCCAACGCCGCCCAGGGTCGCGGCAAGCGCGACATGGTCAGCAACGTCAACTGGTTCATGAACGTGCCGGTGGAGGCGGACGGCGCCTTGGGCATCGTCGACGGCATCTCCGCGCCCGGACTCTATGTCGACCTGCGCGCCGAGATGGACGTGGTCGTGGTGGTCTCCAACTGTCCGCAGATCAACAATCCCTGCAACGGCTTCGATCCGACGCCGGTGCGCATGATCATCGCCCAATAGGACCTCGCCATGTTCGACAAGGTCCTGATCGCCAATCGCGGCGCCATCGCCTGCCGCATCATCCGCACCCTGAAGGCCATGGGCGTGAAGTCGGTGGCGGTGTTCAGCGACGCCGACGCCGGCTCGCTGCATGTCTCGATGGCCGACGAAGCCGTGCGCCTGGGTCCGGCTCCGGCGGCCGAGAGCTATCTGCGCGGCGACCTCGTCTTGGCCGCCGCCAAGGCCACGGGCGCCCAGGCGATCCATCCGGGCTATGGCTTCCTCAGCGAGAACGCCGGGTTCGCGGAAGCCTGTGAGCACGCGGGCGTCGCCTTCATCGGTCCGACGGCGGACAATATCCGCGCCTTTGGCCTCAAGCACACGGCGCGCGACCTGGCCCAGGCGCACGGCGTACCCCTGGCGCCAGGCACCGACCTATTGGTCGATCCGGCGGCGGCCTTGGACGCGGCGGAACGGATCGGCTTTCCGGTGATCCTGAAGGCCACGGCCGGCGGCGGCGGCATCGGCATGCGGGTCTGCGAGAACGCGCAAGGCGTCGAGGAGGCCTTCGCGGCCGTCCAGCGCCTGGCGACCGGCAATTTCAGCGACGGCGGCGTCTTCCTGGAGCGCTACGTCCGCAAGGCCCGCCACGTCGAGGTGCAGGTGTTCGGCGACGGCGCGGGCAAGGTCGTGGCCCTGGGCGAGCGCGACTGCTCCCTGCAGCGCCGCAACCAGAAGGTCGTCGAGGAGACCCCCGCCCCCGGCCTGCCCGCCGCCACCCGCGCAGCCCTGCTGGACGCCGCCGTGCGCCTGGCCAAGGCGGCGAACTACAGGTCGGCCGGAACGGTCGAGTTCCTGTACGACGCCGGCCGCGACGACTTCTTCTTCCTGGAGGTCAACACCCGGCTGCAAGTCGAGCATGGCGTCACTGAACAGGTCACTGGCGTCGACCTCGTGGAATGGATGGTGCGCGGCGCGGCCGGCGACTTCGCCTTCCTGGACGCCCCGGTCCCCGAGGCCAAGGGCGCATCGATCCAGGTGCGCCTCTATGCTGAGGACCCGGCCCAGGACTATCGCCCCAGTTCCGGCGTGCTGACGCAGGTCGCGTTTCCAAGCGGCGTCCGCGCCGACGGCTGGGTCGTCGATGGGACCGAGGTCAGCGCCTTCTACGACCCGATGCTGGCCAAGCTGATCGTCACCGCGCCCGATCGCGAGACAGCGGTCACGGCGCTTCAAAAGGCCCTCGACGACACGCGCCTCTCCGGTATCGAGACCAATCTGGATTGGCTGCGCGCCGTGGTTCGCAGCCCGCCATTCGTCACCGGCGAGGTCTCCACCCGCGCCCTGGAGACCGTGTCCTGGACGCCCGACACCATCCAGGTGCTGAGCGGCGGCCCCGCCACCACCGTGCAGGACTGGCCGGGTCGGCAAGGCTACTGGGACGTCGGCGTGCCACCGTCCGGTCCGATGGACGCCTTCGCCTTCCGGCTGGGCAACCGCCTGCTCGGCAATGGCGAGGATGCGGCCGGGCTGGAGATCACCGCGCTCGGTCCGACCCTGAAGTTCAACCACGCCGCCACGGTGTGCCTGACCGGCGCGCGCTTCGACGCCCGCCTGGATGGCGCTCCGGTCGAACCCTACGCGCCGTTCGCGGTCGCCCCGGGCCAAGTGCTGAAAATCGGCCGCGCGATCGAGGCGGGCCTGCGGGGCTACCTGCTGTTCCGGGGCGGCCTGGATGTCCCGGCCTATCTGGGCAGCCGCTCCACCTTCACCCTGGGCGGCTTCGGCGGCCATGCGGGGCGCAACCTAACGGCCGGCGACGTGCTGCGGCTGCTTGGGCCCGTCGCGAACAGCGCGGCCCCAGCCCTCGCCGCCGAGCTCCGGCCGGCCATGACCAAGGCCTGGACCATCCGCGTCCTGCCCGGCCCGCACGGCGCGCCGGACTTTTTCACCACGGCCGACGTCGCCATGATCGGCGGCACGGACTGGAAGGTGCACTACAACTCCAACCGCACGGGCGTGCGGCTGGTCGGGCCCAAGCCCGAATGGGCGCGGCGCGACGGCGGCGAGGCCGGGTTGCACCCGTCCAACATCCACGACAACGCCTACGCCATCGGGGCCGTCGACTTCACCGGCGACATGCCGATCATCCTGGGACCGGACGGCCCGTCGCTGGGCGGCTTCGTCTGCCCGTTCGTGATCATCCAGGCTGACCTCTGGAAAGCCGGCCAGCTGGCGCCGGGCGACACGGTCCGCTTCGCCGTGGTCGACGACGCCACGGCCGCCGCTGCGCTGGACGCCCAAGAGGCGCTGATCGCCGACCTCGTGGCTTCGCCCCTGCCCGCTTCGCCGCCGGTGGACGAGCAGGCCAGCCCGATCCTGCGCGAGCTGCCGCAGGACGGTCATCGCCCCCGCGTGCTCTACCGCCGCCAAGGCGATCAGCACCTACTCGTCGAGTACGGTCCGATCGTGCTGGACCTTGAGCTGCGCCTGCGCATCCATGCCCTGCTGCTGGACCTGCAAGCCCAGGCCCCGGAAGGCGTCATCGACCTGACGCCGGGTATCCGCTCGTTGCAGGTGCACTACGACAGCCGCCGCCTGACCCAAGCCCGGCTTCTGGAGCTCCTGGTCGCCGCCGAGGACCGGCTGGGCGGCCTGGACGACTTCGAGATTCCATCTCGCGTCGTCCACCTGCCGCTGAGCTGGAAGGATCCGGCGATCTACCAGACGATCGACAAGTACATGCAGGCCGTCCGCGATGACGCGCCCTGGTGCCCGGACAACATCGAGTTCATCCGCCGGGTCAACGGCCTGGACAGCATCGACGATGTCCAGCGCATCGTCTTCGACGCCCGATATCTGGTGATGGGGCTGGGCGACGTCTATCTGGGCGCGCCGGTCGCCACGCCGGTCGATCCGCGCCACCGCCTGGTGACGACCAAGTACAACCCCGCCCGCACCTGGACCCCGCCGAACGTGGTCGGCATCGGCGGTGCCTATATGTGCATCTACGGCATGGAGGGTCCGGGCGGCTATCAGCTGTTCGGGCGCACCATTCAGGTCTGGAACACCTGGCGGCAGACCGACGCCTTCACCGACGGCAAGCCCTGGCTGCTGCGGTTCTTCGACCAGATCCGCTTCTTCCCGGTCAGCGCCGAGGAACTGACCGAGTGGCGGCGCGACTTCCCGCTGGGCCGTCGCCAGATCCGCATCGAGGAGGAGACCTTCCGCCTCTCGGACTATCGCCGGATGCTGGCCGACAACGCCGAGAGCATCGCCGCCTTCCAGGCCACGCGCCAGGCCGCCTTCGACGCCGAGCGCGCCGACTGGGAAGCCAAGGGCGAGTTCGCGCGGGTCGAGGCGCTGTCCGGCGTCGCGGATGCCGAAGAAGAAGCGGCGGCCGTCGAGGTTCCGCCAGGCGCTGACCTGGTCGAGGCGCCGCTGGGCGGCAATGTCTGGAAGGTGCTGGTCGAGCCGGGCCAAAGGGTCGAGGCCGGCGCGGTCATCGCCATCATCGAGGCCATGAAGGCCGAGTGCGACGTCAACACGCCGGTCGCGGGCGTGGTCAGCGCCGTCTACGCCCAGCCGTCGCAATCCATCGCCGCCGGCGCGCCGGTCATCGCCGTCACACCGGATCTGGAGGCCGCCGCGTGAGTTTCGAGCGCCTTTCCGTCGAGGCCATCGCCCGGTCCGTCCATGGCGGGGCCAGCGCCGTCGACGTTGCCCAGGCGGCGCTGGACGCCGTCGCTGAATACGACCTGATCCAGCCCCAGGTCTGGACCCTGCGCCTGCCGGCCGAGGCCGTCCTGGCCCAGGCCCGGGCGGTCGAGGCGCGCATCGCCGCCGGCGAGGTCCTCGCCCTAGCGGGCGTCCCGTTCGCCGTGAAGGACAATATCGATGTCGGCGACCTGCCGACCACAGCCGCTTGCCCAGCCTTCGCTTATGAGGCCGAACGATCGGCCACGGTGGTCGAGCGGCTGATCGCGGCCGGCGCGGTGCTGATCGGCAAGACCAATCTCGACCAGTTCGCCACCGGCCTGGTCGGCGCGCGCAGCCCCTACGGCGCGCCGCGCTGCGTGTTCAACCAGGCTTTCGTCAGCGGCGGCTCCAGCTCCGGCTCGGCCGTGGCGGTCGCGGCGGGCCTGGTCGCCTTTTCGCTGGGCACCGACACGGCCGGTTCGGGCCGGGTGCCGGCGGCGTTCAACCACCTGGTGGGCCTGAAACCCAGCAAGGGTCGCTGGAGCACGCGGGGCCTGGTGCCCGCCTGCCGCTCGCTGGACTGCATCAGCGTTTTCGCCGCCGACCTCGCCGGCGCGGCCCTGGTCGACGACGTCCTGGCCGCCTTCGACCCGGAGGACGACTACTCCCGCCGCGCGCCCGCGACGCCCCCTGCTCTTTCCATGGACGGCCTGCGCTTCGCGATCCCACTGCCGGACCAGCGGATCTTCTTCGGCGACGGCGAAGCCGAGGCGCTCTACGCGGCCGCGATCAAGCGGATGGAAGCGGCGGGCGGCCGCGCCGTCGAGGTCGACATCGCCCCGCTGCTGGACGCGGCCAAGCTGCTCTACAGCGGACCCTGGGTGGCCGAGCGCACCGCCGCCGTCGAGCCCCTGCTGCGCGCGACGCCCGGCGCCATCGAGCCCACCGTAAGGGCCATCGTCCAAGGCGGTCTGGCGACCACCGGCGTCGAGACGTTCCGGGGCCTTTACGCCCTGGAAGGCTATCGCCGCGCGGCCGAAGCCATTTGGGACGTCGCCGACGTCCTGTTCCTACCCACGACGCCGACCATCTATCGGCTCAAGCATCTGAAGGCCGAGCCGCTGGCGCTGAACGCCAATCTGGGCCTCTACACCAACTTCGTGAACCTGCTGGACCTGTCCGCCCTGGCGGTTCCGGCCGGCTTCCGCGCCGATGGGACGGGCTTTGGCGTGACCTTGGTCGGCCCTGCCTTCGCCGACCGCGCGCTGCTGGATTTGGCGGCCCATTATCTGGAGACCTTCCCCATGGCCAACACGCCCCCGCTGGACCTGACGCCCCACAAGCCCGGCATCAAGCTGGCCGTGGTCGGCGCGCACCTGGGCGGCATGCCCCTGCACTGGCAGCTAACCTCGCGCGAGGCCCGGCTGGTCCAGGCCACCAAGACCGCGCCAGCCTATAAGCTCTACGCCATCGCCAACTCGACCCCACCCAAGCCGGCGCTGGTCCATGTCGGGGCCGATGAAGAGGGGGGCGGATCGTCGATCCTGGTCGAGGTCTACGAGCTGGACGTCGAGGCCTTCGGCAGCTTCACCGCCGAGGTCCCCGCCCCGCTGGCGATCGGCACGGTCACCCTGGAGGATGGGACCTCGGTGAAGGGCTTCGTCGCCGAGCCTCGCGCGCTGGACGGCGCGACCGACATCACCGCCCTGGGCGGCTGGCGGGCCTATATCGCTTCGCTACAAGCCTAGCCCTTCGGCGCCGCACAACGAAAAAGCCCGCGAACTGCGTTCGCGGGCTTTTCAGCATCGTCAGGGACGAAGAGCGCCTTAAGCGGTGGCGCGTGCGGCTTTCAGGGCCGAAATCGTGTAGTAGATCAGGCTGAACATCGGACTTTCCGGGCTTCGATCCAGCGAGGACGGTTCCTCGCCATGGAGCACATGTAGTGTGACAACGTTGTCATCTCAAGCAATAATGGTGCGACGCAACATCGCACCGGCCGGTTATTTGCCCAGACCCGCTAGCGCCTCCGGCCCGACCGCCCCCGGCTTGTCGAGCGGGAAGTCGTAAACCGCCGTCGCGCCGTAGCGGTGCGGGGCCTGCGGATCGCGGCGACGCTTGTCGAACGCCAGGACCCGGGTGCCCAGCTTGAAGGCCTCCTTGATGTCGTGCGTGACCATCATGATGGTTAGGCCGTTGTCGCGCCAAAGGCCGGTGATCAGCTCGTGCATGTCGAGTCGCACCCCAGGATCAAGGGCGCCGAACGGCTCGTCCAGCAAGAGGATGCGGGGCTTCTTGATCAGGGCCTGGGCGATGGCCAGGCGCTGCTGCATGCCGCCCGACATCTTGGCCGGATAGAGGTCGCCGCTGTCGGCCAAACCCACGGCGGCCAGCATCGCGTCAGCCTCGTCCAGCGCCTTGCGGCGGCGGGCGCCCGTCAGTCGGCCCAGGAGTGGCGAGCCGGCGCAGTCCAGGCCGAACACGACGTTGTCGCGGGCCGACAGGTGCGGAAACACCGAGTACTTCTGGAACACCACGCCGCGATCGGGCCCCGGCTCGGCGCGCAGCTTGTCGCCGTCGAGGTCGATGGCGCCGCGCGTCGGCTTCTCCTGTCCGATGATCAGCCGCAGGAAGGTGCTCTTGCCTGCGCCGGACGGGCCGACGATCGAGACGAAACTGCCCGGCTTGATCGTGAGGTCCACGTTCTCGAGCACGACCTTGTCGCCGTACTCCACCCAGACATTGCGAAAGTTCAGCAGGTCGCCCATCAGCGCGCCCTCTCCGGATAGGCCCACGGATAGGCGCTTCGGCTGATCAGGCGCAGCGTTACATCCATCGCCACCGCCAGCAGCGAGATCCAGAAGACGTAGGGCAGGATGATGTCCATAGACAGGTAACGGCGGACCAGGAAGATGCGGTAACCGAGCCCCGTATCGGCGGCGATCGCCTCAGCCGAGATCAGGTAGACCCAGGCGGGGCACAGCGAGAGGCGCAGGCTGTCGATCAGGCGCGGCATGGCCTGGGGCAAGGCCACGCGCAAGGCCAGCTGCCAGGTGCTGGAGCCCAGGGTCTGGGCCTTGACCAGCTGCTCCTCCGGAATGGCCGCGACATGAGCAGCCAGATCGCGGACCATGACGGGTGTTACGCCAATGACGATCAGCGCGATCTTGGCCGTCTCGCCAAGGCCGAAGACGATGAACAGGATCGGCAGGACGGCGATGGGCGGGATCACCGCGATCGCCGCCACTAGCGGTCCCAGCTTGACCCGCAGCAGCGGCAGCAAGCCCAGCGCCAGTCCCAGCAGCAGGCTGATCGCGGTCGCCAGGAGCAGCGCGATACCAATGCGCTCGAGGCTGGCCAGGGTATCGACCACCAACGGCGCGTGGCCGGTCAGGGGATCGACCTTGGCCATAAGCTGGACGGCCTCGATCATGGCCTGCGGCGTTGGCAGCAGCTTGTCGCGCGGGTTTTCAGCGTGACGGGCCTGCGAGGCCATCAGGTACAGCAGCGCCGCCGCCAGCAGCGGGAGGGTTCCGAGCAGGACCGCGAGCCCTCCCCTCGGTCTGACGTTCAGCAGGCGCATGAGGACTAGAGCTTTCCGTCAGCCGCCATCTGCACATAGCTGGGATCGAAGCGCAGCTTGACGTTCTTCGGGTCACCCAGGGTCTTGCCGCCCGGGAAGCTGATGCCGATGTCGTCGACAGACTTCGCCCCCTGGCCGAACAGGCCCATGCTGAAGCTGAACTTGCGTACCCGATCATTGGCCGTGACCAGGTCAGGGCTGACCGTGGCGGCCAGGGCCGACTTCGGATCGGCGTAGAGGTGCGTCGTCTTCAACTGGCTTTCGAAGCTGGCCAGATCCGCGCCCGACAGTTTGGCCATCTGCTCGCGTGCGGCCTTGCCTTCTGGGGTCTGGGCCACGGTCAGGGCCATGGTCTCGTACCAAATGCCGACCAACGCCTTGCCCAGGTTCGGATTGGCTTTCAGCGCCTCGGTGCTGACCGACAGACCATCCAGGATCTCGCCCGGGATCTTGGAGCTGTCGAAGACCTCGGTGGCGCCGGGCATCTTCTTCACTTCCGACAGCTGAGGGTTCCAAGTCACCAGGGCCTTGGTGTCGGCGGCGCTGTAGGCGGCGACGATATCGGCGTCGGAGGTATTGACCGTTTTGATGTCGGCCATCTTCAGGCCCGCCGTCTCCAAGGCGCGGGCCAGCAGATAGTGCGACACCGACAGCTCTACCAGGTTGACCGGACGGCCCTTGATGTCGGCCAGCTTGGTGCCGTTCTTCAGGATGACGCCGTCATTGCCGTTGGAATAGTCGCCGATCATCAGGACCGTCGTGTCCTTGCCGGCGGCAGCCGGCACGGTCAGGGAGTCCATGTTCGTGGCGGTGACGCCGTCCAGCTTGCCGGCCGAGTATTGGTTCAGCGACTCGACGTAGTCGTTGATCTGCACCAATTGGATATTCACGCCGTACTTGTCGGCCCACTTCTTCACGATGCCCGACTGCTGGGCGTAGGCCCACGGCATCCACCCGGCATAGATGGTCCAGCCAATCTTGTACTCGGTTTTGGCCGCCTCGGCGGAAGTCGCGGGCGCGCCCTTGTCGGCGGTCTTGGGACCACACGACGCCAGGGCCAGGGCCGACACGGCCAAGGCCGCCATGAAACGCTTACGGGTGAACTCAATGGTCATGATCGGCTCCCTCGAAATTCGCTGAGGAGAGCGTTTTTCATATTACGACTTGTCGCAATCGTAATACCGCCAACGCCCTCTCGAGGCGTTTCCACCCGGCCTATTCTGCCGAAAAAGCAGGCCGCCCCCGAGCAAAGGCGCCGCATCCCGCGCCGTTCTCGCGCCGCGGACGGCCATGAGCCCGCGCCATGGTTTGCCAACATCGCCCGCACAGCCAGCCTCCGACCTCGGGATGGAGGATACGAGCATGCTGTCCAAACTGATGGCGTACGCTTGGTCTTTTCTGTGCGCGGGCCTTACGGCCCGCGGCGGGCGATACTGGCTCACCTGAGCAACCTTGCGCGGCGCTCAGTTGCCGCGATCCGCAACCAACTTTTCCAGCGTCGACATTTCTCCGCCGGCCGCTCGCTGCTCTTGATGATCCGACAGACATCAGGAAGACAGCCTTGACCTACAAACCCGACAACGCCCGACCGATGATCGTCGGCCAGCCCGTCCTCGTGGTGATCGATGTCCAGAAGGGCTCATTCATGGACTGGCCCTCTTCCGAGCGCCTGCCGATGCTGCCGGACCGCGTCGAGCGCATGCATCGCGTCCGCCCGCTAGTCGACGCGGCCCGCGCCGCCGACGTGCCGGTCGTCTTCTTCAAGGAAGTGCACCGTCCCAACATGATCGACTTCGGGCGCGAGCTGGACGGCCGCGAGGACGTGCATTGCATCGAGACCTCTCCAGGCACGGAGTTCGCGATCGAGGAGTTGGGGATCGTCGAAGGCGATTACCTCTTGGCCAAGCGCCGCTACTCCTGCTTCTACGGCACCGAGCTGGAGATCCTGCTGAAGGGCCTGAAGGCGCAGACGCTGATCCTGGTCGGCGGCTTCACCGACG encodes:
- a CDS encoding ABC transporter ATP-binding protein; this translates as MGDLLNFRNVWVEYGDKVVLENVDLTIKPGSFVSIVGPSGAGKSTFLRLIIGQEKPTRGAIDLDGDKLRAEPGPDRGVVFQKYSVFPHLSARDNVVFGLDCAGSPLLGRLTGARRRKALDEADAMLAAVGLADSGDLYPAKMSGGMQQRLAIAQALIKKPRILLLDEPFGALDPGVRLDMHELITGLWRDNGLTIMMVTHDIKEAFKLGTRVLAFDKRRRDPQAPHRYGATAVYDFPLDKPGAVGPEALAGLGK
- a CDS encoding ABC transporter permease; protein product: MRLLNVRPRGGLAVLLGTLPLLAAALLYLMASQARHAENPRDKLLPTPQAMIEAVQLMAKVDPLTGHAPLVVDTLASLERIGIALLLATAISLLLGLALGLLPLLRVKLGPLVAAIAVIPPIAVLPILFIVFGLGETAKIALIVIGVTPVMVRDLAAHVAAIPEEQLVKAQTLGSSTWQLALRVALPQAMPRLIDSLRLSLCPAWVYLISAEAIAADTGLGYRIFLVRRYLSMDIILPYVFWISLLAVAMDVTLRLISRSAYPWAYPERAR
- a CDS encoding putative urea ABC transporter substrate-binding protein gives rise to the protein MTIEFTRKRFMAALAVSALALASCGPKTADKGAPATSAEAAKTEYKIGWTIYAGWMPWAYAQQSGIVKKWADKYGVNIQLVQINDYVESLNQYSAGKLDGVTATNMDSLTVPAAAGKDTTVLMIGDYSNGNDGVILKNGTKLADIKGRPVNLVELSVSHYLLARALETAGLKMADIKTVNTSDADIVAAYSAADTKALVTWNPQLSEVKKMPGATEVFDSSKIPGEILDGLSVSTEALKANPNLGKALVGIWYETMALTVAQTPEGKAAREQMAKLSGADLASFESQLKTTHLYADPKSALAATVSPDLVTANDRVRKFSFSMGLFGQGAKSVDDIGISFPGGKTLGDPKNVKLRFDPSYVQMAADGKL
- a CDS encoding cysteine hydrolase family protein, with amino-acid sequence MTYKPDNARPMIVGQPVLVVIDVQKGSFMDWPSSERLPMLPDRVERMHRVRPLVDAARAADVPVVFFKEVHRPNMIDFGRELDGREDVHCIETSPGTEFAIEELGIVEGDYLLAKRRYSCFYGTELEILLKGLKAQTLILVGGFTDVCVHYTFVDGHQGDYYCRVVEDCVTGSSPEAHDAALNAMEYMQTGARRISTEILEAFAARKSKAA